One part of the Thiothrix nivea DSM 5205 genome encodes these proteins:
- a CDS encoding protein YgfX, with protein MHTQPPIYVQPGVSRQLVVFILGTHGLAALVMVLMSGILLWGKLLLLLAIAISGWYFWRLHIARSFPHSVQDVTFYQADNCLLRTPDGSRFVRLDDSSFLHPWLCVLNLRSQAGKLYSMILLPDSVPQDVLRQLRVRVKFSTVDLPEK; from the coding sequence GTGCATACCCAGCCGCCAATTTATGTGCAGCCAGGGGTTTCGCGCCAGCTGGTTGTTTTCATCTTGGGAACACATGGGTTGGCGGCCTTGGTTATGGTGCTGATGTCAGGGATATTGCTGTGGGGAAAGTTGTTACTGCTGTTGGCGATTGCAATTTCCGGCTGGTATTTCTGGCGCTTGCATATTGCGCGTTCCTTCCCGCACTCCGTTCAGGATGTAACATTTTATCAAGCGGATAACTGCTTGCTGCGTACCCCGGACGGTAGCCGTTTTGTACGGCTGGATGACAGCAGTTTTCTGCACCCGTGGTTGTGTGTGCTGAACCTGCGGTCACAGGCAGGCAAGCTGTATTCCATGATCCTGTTGCCTGACAGCGTACCGCAGGATGTGTTGCGTCAGTTACGGGTCAGGGTGAAATTCAGTACGGTGGATTTGCCGGAAAAGTAA
- a CDS encoding S-methyl-5'-thioinosine phosphorylase, whose product MSIEFAVIGGTGLTEIEGLEVIHREVVHTPYGEPSGPVTHGMIEGKRIAFLARHGYTHTIPPHRVNYRANLWALKSLGVEKVVAIAAVGGITPEMQPTRLAIPDQIIDYTYGRAHTFFEDGLTHVTHIDFSHPYCAEMRTALLAAGECANLDVVPRGTYAATQGPRLETAAEIARLERDGCDLVGMTAMPEASLARELGLCYASCAVVANWAAGKDSEEITMDEIRDNLITGMANVRALLRALIC is encoded by the coding sequence ATGAGCATTGAATTTGCCGTCATCGGCGGTACCGGCCTGACCGAAATCGAGGGTCTGGAAGTCATTCACCGCGAAGTGGTGCACACGCCTTATGGCGAACCCTCTGGCCCGGTCACGCATGGCATGATTGAAGGCAAACGTATCGCCTTTCTGGCGCGGCACGGTTACACCCATACCATTCCGCCGCACCGGGTCAATTACCGCGCCAACCTGTGGGCGCTTAAAAGCCTTGGGGTTGAAAAAGTTGTTGCGATTGCTGCGGTCGGTGGTATTACCCCCGAAATGCAGCCCACCCGGCTGGCGATTCCCGATCAGATCATCGATTACACCTATGGTCGTGCGCACACATTCTTCGAGGATGGCTTGACGCATGTTACCCATATCGACTTCTCTCATCCGTATTGCGCAGAAATGCGTACTGCCTTGCTGGCGGCGGGGGAATGCGCCAACCTCGATGTGGTTCCGCGGGGCACTTACGCAGCTACCCAAGGGCCACGTCTGGAAACAGCGGCGGAAATCGCCCGGCTGGAGCGCGATGGTTGTGATCTGGTAGGTATGACGGCAATGCCGGAGGCTTCCCTCGCCCGTGAACTGGGCCTGTGTTATGCCAGTTGCGCGGTCGTGGCCAACTGGGCAGCAGGCAAGGACAGCGAGGAAATCACGATGGATGAAATCCGTGACAACCTGATTACCGGGATGGCCAATGTGCGTGCGCTGCTACGCGCCCTGATCTGCTGA
- a CDS encoding hypoxanthine-guanine phosphoribosyltransferase encodes MAITPEEAASARADADLLHSAEEIAALLDTMAAEITTVLGDKNPLVLCVMTGGVIFTGHLLTRLDFPLEQDYLHATRYRGKTSGSKTITWLHKPDTPLQGRHVLLLDDILDEGYTLREIAHWCHEQDAASVKVAVLADKQHDRRVEGIKRDFSAIELVDRYVFGFGMDYKEYWRNANGIYAIKGL; translated from the coding sequence ATGGCAATTACACCGGAAGAAGCTGCCAGCGCCAGGGCAGATGCAGACCTGTTGCACTCCGCCGAAGAGATCGCGGCGCTGCTGGATACGATGGCGGCAGAAATTACCACAGTATTGGGGGACAAGAACCCGCTGGTTTTGTGTGTCATGACCGGGGGGGTAATCTTTACCGGGCATTTGTTAACCCGGCTGGATTTCCCGCTGGAACAGGACTATTTACACGCGACCCGCTACCGGGGCAAAACCAGTGGCAGCAAGACCATTACCTGGCTACACAAGCCGGACACCCCGTTGCAAGGCCGCCATGTGTTGTTGCTGGATGATATTCTCGATGAGGGTTACACCTTGCGTGAAATCGCCCATTGGTGCCACGAACAGGATGCGGCTTCGGTCAAGGTGGCAGTGCTGGCCGACAAACAGCATGACCGGCGGGTAGAAGGCATCAAACGCGATTTCTCCGCTATCGAACTGGTTGATCGTTATGTGTTCGGCTTCGGCATGGATTACAAGGAATACTGGCGCAACGCCAACGGTATTTACGCAATAAAAGGGTTATAA
- a CDS encoding quinone-dependent dihydroorotate dehydrogenase, protein MYKLLRDALFLLPAETSHHLALDSLKLLGKTGLLGKPSALSGKPVRVMGIDFPNPVGLAAGLDKNGEYIDSLAALGFGFIEIGTVTPRPQPGNPKPRLFRLPEAKGIINRMGFNNHGIDYLLENVRNARYQGILGINIGKNFDTPVENAVDDYLIGLRKAYPLAHYITVNISSPNTPGLRKLQYGDDLKNLLHTLREEQAKLAQQYGRYVPVAIKVAPDLNEAEIRDMALVFSSVQIDALIATNTTLDKSSVEGLQHAQEQGGLSGGPLTQHSTEVIRQFRTDMDSNIPIIGVGGILSGVDAKAKLEAGASLVQVYSGFIYRGPELIRECVEATQ, encoded by the coding sequence GTGTACAAACTCCTGCGCGACGCCCTGTTCCTGCTGCCTGCTGAAACCTCCCACCATCTCGCTCTTGATTCCCTCAAGCTACTGGGTAAAACCGGCCTGTTAGGCAAGCCTTCAGCCCTGTCGGGCAAGCCTGTCAGGGTCATGGGCATTGACTTCCCCAATCCGGTTGGTTTAGCAGCCGGGCTGGACAAGAATGGCGAATACATTGATTCTCTGGCTGCACTTGGCTTTGGTTTCATCGAAATCGGCACGGTCACACCGCGCCCGCAGCCCGGCAACCCCAAACCCCGCCTGTTCCGCCTGCCGGAAGCCAAAGGCATTATCAACCGTATGGGCTTTAATAACCACGGTATTGATTACCTGCTGGAAAACGTCCGCAATGCCCGTTATCAGGGCATACTCGGTATCAATATCGGCAAGAATTTCGATACCCCAGTGGAAAATGCAGTGGATGATTACCTGATCGGCTTGCGCAAGGCGTATCCACTGGCACATTACATCACCGTCAATATTTCCTCACCGAATACGCCGGGGTTGCGCAAGCTGCAATACGGTGATGACCTGAAAAACCTGTTGCATACCTTGCGTGAGGAACAGGCGAAGCTGGCACAACAATACGGCCGTTATGTGCCGGTGGCCATCAAGGTAGCGCCTGATTTGAATGAAGCGGAAATACGCGACATGGCGTTGGTGTTCTCATCCGTGCAGATTGATGCGCTGATTGCCACCAATACCACGCTGGATAAGTCGTCTGTCGAAGGCTTGCAACATGCGCAAGAACAGGGTGGTTTGAGTGGTGGGCCGTTGACACAGCATTCGACCGAGGTGATCCGCCAATTCCGCACCGATATGGATAGCAATATTCCGATTATTGGCGTGGGTGGCATTCTGTCAGGGGTGGATGCAAAGGCTAAGCTGGAAGCTGGCGCGAGTCTGGTGCAGGTGTATAGCGGGTTTATTTACCGTGGGCCTGAATTGATCCGCGAGTGCGTGGAGGCTACCCAATAA
- the htpX gene encoding protease HtpX: MMRIIMLALTNFAVMAVLFISMTIIGKLFGINMSAGSMGGILTMAVVFGFGGAFISLLMSKWMAKRSMGVQIIETPQTAQERWLVETVRKQAEKSGIGMPEVGIFYSPDPNAFATGANRNNALVAVSQGLLDHMSADEVEAVLGHEIGHVANGDMVTQTLLQGVLNTFVIIFARLIGMAVDNFFRSSDEESSGPGWGYFIGSIVAEIFLGFVATAIVMWFSRYREFKADIAGADLAGRHKMINALKRLQQAHAVHDLPGEMAAFGIAGGLGTGLRKIFMTHPPLEERIAALENMR; encoded by the coding sequence ATGATGCGGATTATTATGCTGGCACTGACCAACTTTGCAGTGATGGCAGTGTTGTTTATTTCAATGACCATCATTGGCAAGCTGTTTGGCATCAATATGAGCGCTGGCAGTATGGGCGGCATCCTGACGATGGCTGTGGTGTTTGGTTTTGGTGGCGCTTTCATCAGCCTGCTGATGTCCAAATGGATGGCCAAGCGCAGCATGGGGGTGCAGATCATTGAAACCCCTCAAACCGCCCAGGAACGTTGGTTGGTGGAAACCGTGCGCAAGCAGGCGGAAAAATCCGGTATCGGTATGCCGGAAGTTGGTATTTTCTATTCACCTGACCCGAATGCTTTCGCCACTGGTGCGAACCGCAACAATGCACTGGTCGCAGTCAGTCAGGGTCTGCTCGACCACATGAGTGCGGATGAGGTGGAAGCCGTGTTGGGGCATGAAATCGGCCACGTCGCCAACGGTGATATGGTGACGCAAACCTTGCTCCAAGGTGTATTGAATACCTTTGTGATCATTTTTGCCCGCCTGATCGGTATGGCTGTCGACAACTTCTTCCGCAGTAGTGATGAGGAAAGCAGTGGCCCGGGCTGGGGTTACTTCATCGGTTCGATTGTGGCTGAAATTTTCCTCGGTTTTGTAGCAACTGCCATTGTCATGTGGTTCTCCCGCTACCGCGAGTTCAAGGCCGACATTGCCGGTGCTGACCTGGCTGGCCGCCACAAGATGATCAATGCGCTGAAACGCCTGCAACAGGCACATGCGGTACACGACCTGCCGGGCGAAATGGCAGCGTTCGGTATCGCTGGTGGCCTGGGAACCGGTCTGCGCAAAATCTTCATGACCCACCCGCCGCTGGAAGAACGTATCGCCGCGCTGGAAAACATGCGCTAA
- the parC gene encoding DNA topoisomerase IV subunit A: MNYEGIETLPLQEYTEKAYLDYSMYVILDRALPHLGDGLKPVQRRIVYAMSELGLSAASKHKKSARTVGDVLGKFHPHGDSACYEAMVLMAQPFSYRYTLVDGQGNWGSQDDPKSFAAMRYTESRLTAYAKVLLQELGQGTVDWQPNFDGTLEEPVVLPARLPNILLNGGSGIAVGMATDIPPHNLREVVNACIHLLDHPNATVGELCQFVPAPDLPTEAEIITPAADFISLYEKGAGSFKMRARYEMEDGDIVITALPYQTSGSKVLEQIAGQMQAKKLPLVEDLRDESDHEQPVRLVIVPRSNRVDVDMLMSHLFASTDLERSYRVNMNMIGTDGRPQVKDLRQILVEWLAFRRQTVTRRLQWRLDKVEKRLHLLEGLLIAFLNLDEVIHIIRTEDEPKAALIARFDLTEVQADYILDTKLRQLARLEEMKIRGEQDELQKEREELLSLLGSDKKLTSLIRKELKEDAKLYGDDRRSPLKERAAAQALDETALTPSEPITVVVSKMGWIRAAKGHDIDPTSLSYKQGDDFLTAARGRSNQSVVLLDSSGRTYSLPANGLPSARGQGEPLTGKLSPPVGATFPFALMGKDSDQYLLSSAEGYGFLCSLGDMQSRNKSGKVTLTAGDAVILPPLLARGAQTDSLALVSSSGYLLVIGLQDLPVLSKGKGNKLISLKKGGLGIADETLEFAAILSQGETLVLHAGKKFKAIKGSELEEYRGERAKRGKLLPKGFQNVTGLEISGNQ; this comes from the coding sequence ATGAACTACGAAGGCATCGAAACCCTCCCGCTCCAAGAATACACCGAAAAGGCGTACCTCGACTACTCCATGTACGTCATCCTCGACCGCGCCCTGCCGCACCTTGGCGACGGCCTCAAGCCGGTGCAACGACGCATTGTCTACGCCATGTCGGAACTTGGCCTTTCCGCCGCCTCCAAGCACAAGAAATCAGCGCGTACTGTCGGTGACGTGCTGGGTAAATTCCACCCGCACGGCGACTCCGCCTGTTACGAAGCGATGGTGCTGATGGCGCAGCCGTTTTCCTACCGCTACACGCTGGTAGACGGGCAGGGTAACTGGGGTTCACAGGATGACCCGAAATCCTTCGCCGCCATGCGCTACACCGAGTCGCGCCTGACCGCCTACGCCAAGGTGCTGTTGCAGGAACTGGGGCAGGGTACGGTCGATTGGCAACCCAACTTTGACGGCACGTTGGAAGAGCCGGTGGTGTTGCCTGCTCGCCTGCCCAATATCCTGCTCAACGGTGGCAGTGGTATCGCGGTCGGCATGGCCACGGACATTCCGCCGCACAACCTGCGTGAAGTCGTCAACGCCTGCATCCATCTGCTTGACCACCCCAATGCCACGGTCGGGGAATTGTGCCAGTTCGTGCCCGCGCCCGATTTGCCGACCGAAGCGGAGATCATCACCCCGGCGGCAGATTTCATCAGCCTCTATGAAAAAGGTGCTGGTAGCTTCAAAATGCGCGCCCGCTATGAAATGGAAGATGGTGACATCGTAATCACCGCGCTGCCATATCAAACTTCCGGCAGCAAAGTGTTGGAACAGATCGCAGGGCAGATGCAAGCCAAGAAACTGCCGCTGGTGGAAGACCTGCGCGACGAATCCGACCACGAACAGCCGGTGCGGCTGGTGATCGTGCCGCGTTCCAATCGCGTCGATGTGGACATGCTCATGTCGCACCTGTTCGCCAGCACCGATCTGGAACGCAGCTATCGTGTCAACATGAATATGATCGGCACGGACGGACGCCCCCAGGTCAAGGACTTGCGCCAGATTCTGGTAGAATGGCTGGCCTTCCGCCGCCAGACTGTTACCCGCCGCCTGCAATGGCGCTTGGACAAGGTGGAAAAACGCCTGCACCTGTTGGAAGGCTTGCTGATTGCCTTCCTCAACCTCGATGAAGTAATCCACATCATTCGCACCGAAGACGAGCCGAAAGCAGCGTTGATCGCACGCTTCGACCTGACCGAAGTGCAGGCCGACTACATCCTCGACACCAAACTGCGTCAGTTGGCGCGTCTGGAAGAGATGAAGATCAGGGGTGAACAGGATGAGTTGCAGAAAGAGCGTGAAGAGCTGCTTTCCCTGCTCGGTTCCGACAAGAAGCTGACCAGCCTGATCCGCAAGGAGTTGAAGGAAGACGCCAAACTGTATGGCGATGACCGCCGTTCGCCATTAAAGGAACGTGCCGCCGCGCAGGCGCTGGATGAAACCGCGTTGACACCTTCCGAACCCATCACTGTGGTGGTGTCGAAAATGGGCTGGATTCGCGCTGCCAAAGGGCATGACATTGACCCTACATCACTCAGCTACAAGCAGGGGGATGACTTCCTGACGGCGGCGCGTGGCCGTTCCAACCAATCGGTGGTGCTGCTCGACAGCTCCGGGCGCACTTATTCCTTGCCTGCCAATGGGTTACCCTCAGCACGCGGGCAGGGTGAACCATTAACCGGCAAGCTGTCGCCACCTGTCGGGGCTACTTTCCCGTTTGCCCTGATGGGCAAGGATAGCGACCAATATTTGTTGTCATCAGCCGAGGGTTACGGTTTCCTGTGTTCACTGGGCGACATGCAGAGCCGCAACAAGTCCGGCAAGGTGACGCTGACAGCGGGTGACGCGGTGATCTTGCCTCCCCTGCTGGCGAGGGGGGCGCAAACCGATTCACTGGCTCTGGTGTCATCTTCTGGTTACCTGCTGGTGATAGGTTTGCAGGACTTGCCGGTGCTATCCAAAGGCAAGGGAAACAAATTAATTAGCCTGAAAAAAGGTGGTTTGGGCATTGCTGATGAAACGCTTGAGTTTGCCGCCATCCTGTCGCAGGGTGAAACGCTGGTGCTTCATGCAGGCAAAAAATTCAAGGCCATCAAGGGCAGCGAGCTGGAGGAATACCGGGGTGAACGCGCCAAGCGCGGCAAGCTGTTGCCCAAGGGTTTCCAGAATGTTACCGGTCTGGAAATAAGTGGGAATCAGTAG
- a CDS encoding DUF927 domain-containing protein, with product MKHDGVYYAGKSKEGDLLPEKRICSHLKVLARTRDPQQSEWGVLLEWRDYDNHIHKWAMPLELLRGDSADIVGELLRRGLDIPYGKKNKVVEYIQSSAPYKRITCTDKTGWHNHVYVTPEHVYGDEDSNFIYQSGAAGIQSGFSTAGTLNGWRENVARYAQGNSRLVFSISMAFAGSLVGLANIESGGVHFSGGSKDGKTTVLLAAASVFGHPDTYKRTYRATANALEGVASLHNDGFLPLDELKQCTPKEAGEVVYMLANGQDKARMKDHGGLRALKTWRLLFLSTGEISLVDYLKSAGIQSYAGQEVRLANIPADAGKGYKILENLHGFQSVTDFFTHMHKAIRRHHGTAGAAWLETITSEQETIRENLPDLISQFVADVLPNNNSTQADTVAKRAALVAIAGELATKHGLTGWQAGEATAAAKRCFRDWLAEFGTGDREDLRILDTVRAFIERNGDKFMNHEEGRELSEGSELVRDLVGFHRLAGSEGREYLILASQIERVVEGFNVKQAVKALLKHNWISKTETDSRGYTVASVRVTLPRFGRTRCYFLNLNAADTDV from the coding sequence GTGAAGCATGACGGCGTGTACTACGCAGGCAAGAGCAAGGAAGGCGACCTGTTACCAGAGAAGCGCATCTGTTCCCACCTGAAAGTTCTGGCGCGTACCCGCGACCCGCAGCAGAGCGAGTGGGGCGTGTTGCTGGAATGGCGCGACTATGACAACCACATTCACAAGTGGGCTATGCCCCTGGAACTGTTGCGTGGTGACAGTGCCGACATTGTGGGGGAACTGTTGCGGCGCGGGCTGGATATTCCTTATGGGAAGAAGAACAAGGTGGTCGAATACATCCAGTCATCAGCACCCTATAAACGCATCACCTGCACCGATAAGACCGGCTGGCATAACCATGTATACGTCACCCCGGAACACGTCTATGGTGATGAAGACAGCAATTTCATCTATCAGAGTGGGGCGGCGGGTATCCAGTCCGGTTTCAGCACGGCAGGAACCTTGAATGGCTGGCGTGAAAACGTGGCCCGGTATGCACAAGGCAATTCCCGCCTGGTGTTTTCCATCAGCATGGCGTTTGCCGGTTCATTGGTAGGGCTGGCCAACATCGAATCCGGCGGCGTCCATTTTAGCGGCGGATCCAAGGATGGCAAAACCACCGTATTGCTGGCAGCAGCGTCTGTGTTCGGGCATCCCGACACGTATAAGCGCACCTACCGGGCAACGGCAAACGCACTGGAAGGCGTGGCCAGCCTGCACAATGACGGCTTTTTGCCACTGGATGAACTGAAGCAATGCACCCCCAAGGAAGCGGGCGAAGTGGTCTATATGCTGGCCAATGGGCAGGACAAGGCCAGGATGAAAGACCATGGCGGTTTGCGCGCGCTGAAAACGTGGCGTCTGCTGTTCCTGTCCACGGGGGAAATTAGCCTGGTTGATTACCTGAAATCGGCGGGTATCCAGTCCTACGCGGGGCAGGAAGTCAGGCTGGCCAACATCCCGGCGGATGCTGGCAAGGGATACAAGATTCTTGAAAACCTGCATGGCTTCCAGTCAGTCACGGATTTTTTCACCCACATGCACAAGGCGATAAGACGCCACCACGGCACGGCGGGCGCGGCATGGCTGGAAACCATCACCAGCGAACAGGAAACCATCCGCGAAAACCTGCCCGACCTGATCAGCCAGTTTGTGGCCGACGTATTGCCAAACAACAACAGCACCCAGGCGGATACTGTCGCCAAGCGGGCGGCGCTGGTGGCTATCGCTGGCGAACTGGCCACCAAACACGGCTTGACCGGCTGGCAGGCAGGGGAGGCAACCGCAGCGGCCAAGCGCTGTTTCCGTGACTGGCTGGCGGAATTCGGCACGGGCGACCGGGAAGACTTGCGCATACTGGACACCGTGCGGGCATTCATCGAGCGCAACGGCGACAAGTTCATGAACCATGAAGAAGGCCGGGAACTGTCGGAAGGTTCGGAACTGGTGCGTGATCTGGTTGGCTTCCACCGTCTGGCGGGCAGTGAAGGCCGGGAATATTTGATCCTTGCCAGCCAGATAGAAAGGGTAGTGGAAGGGTTCAACGTCAAACAGGCGGTAAAAGCCCTGCTGAAACATAACTGGATCAGCAAAACGGAAACTGATTCACGCGGCTATACTGTCGCATCTGTCCGGGTGACGTTGCCCAGGTTCGGGCGGACACGCTGTTACTTCCTCAACCTGAATGCAGCGGACACCGACGTCTGA